GTCCACCGCCttgaagccttaaggtagatctagagaacgaccgcctcccattgcacctgaagataTTGACCTCCCCCGTTAAAACAGAGAAGTTCTGGCTGAATTgcaatccggcagatgcagccgcctcaattcctacaaagcaagaattgatgccgacgtgcaggatgtgaccagggaccacacaacacacgtcacctgtttaacttccCAGCCAGACTCTCTCTtatcagacccagatccctatgGATGCACCCCAtcctagtcgcagagttcctggatctggatactgacgaaaaatagaacacaacacactgttacaacaataACGACAATtgtcaattccatggcagcccgACCCGATGGAGTAATTCACCGTCAAGTGTTGCCGCCTCCATGTACAAcgcattgctacaacaacaactgacaATATTGCTATTGCAGATTAGTCTGAAGTCGGCATTCGTTATGCCAAATTCATTACCGCAGGGCCGATGTTTGTCTGTCCTATTACCTTATTGgtcattttaattgtttttgtaagattttttaATATGAACATTTTGTGTGTTGTGTGGCAATATTTGATGTAatatagtgtaaaattttttacctTTCTTGaagttgtttatttttttccacaTAATACTTGATTTCTACCTCTTGCTCATCCAAGGACtgtctatacaaaaaaaaagaatgatgAAAATATACATATCGATGGCTTAATATAAAAAGGGCCTAACTCGAGTTTTGTTACTTTAGAGGAGAAGGAAAAAATTGGCATAGACCTTTATTGAAATCGTTATAAATCTGTTATTTGCAATAGTGTCCGCCTGAAATTTTAAGGCAAGGTGcatttgacatttgtcttacagaatatataaaaaaaaaacgcgagGTACATTTTTAGTTTCTTTACAGGAGTAGAAAGATACTTGACATAGGTCTTTTTTTGAAATCTTTTTAAAACCcgcttatttaaaattttgagggAAAAAATTGAGTTAGGACCTTCTTATGTTAAGCCATGGATATAtagaaaatgtaataaaattatTTCTAGTATTATGTCGTTATACTTCTTTTGGCTTTTGCTATAGCTACGGTGATGCTGCTGCTCCATTTCATgctaaaatataaatttaattaaatgtgcaatttattattattttcaaaaataagaatttgaagaaaattgagctgaaatagtTGCCTTTTTTCTCATTACCAATTCACTTACAATTCGATTTTCCATTAACTCCAACTGTTTCAATAGTTTTTCATTATCACTCGCAGCATTTTTATATTTCTCCTCGAGTCGAAAGCATTtggtattcaaaatttcatagagtTTATTTTGATTTCGAATCTGCTCTTCAAGCTGTAAATATATCACCCATCATATCGTATTCTGTAGTTCTTGTCCCCAGTATTACCTTGGTTTTTTCCTCCAGTAATGCCTTTTCTTTTTGCAAATTAGCTTTTCGCATatcttccatttccttttcaaCTTTTTGTGCAGCCTCTTCCATTACTTGGCCTATGGTGGATGCTATAGTTTCACATTCCTCCTGAAGTATGCGTTGGCGATCTAAGGCCTCTTTTTTATCGGCCATGGCTATATCGGCCACAGTTAAAGCTTCTTGAACCTTCTGTATGGCAACTTGTTCACGTTTATATCGCTCATCCACCAAACTTTTCGAGAGTTTTAGTGATTTTTCCAATTCCACACAGTTTTCTTTGTATTCATTCAATTGAtgctgtaatttttttaaaattccatCTGTTTCCAGATATTTGGATATTTCCTTGTTCTTTTCTACAAAGACAAGAGCAAATATTAAGTTTGTTTTGCTGCCCACGCTGCCCACGCTTCCTACTAACCTTCAATGGAAACTTGcagtttttcaataaaatcctTCATGTGTTTCTTTTGATCAAATAGGTTTGTAATGACTTGCGTTTGCTCCTTAATCTCGGATTTCTGACTCATGATAGTACTTTCCAATACTTTGATGACGGCTGTATATTTCTGTTTTACCTATTATGGTGAAataagaagaaattttgtatataattaCCCAATGACCTATCAACCAATATCTTTACAAATCAGATATGTACATCgagtttcaagaaaatcaaaatACTCAAAATTTTTAGCATAAAAATCTGAAAGAGCAAACAAAGCTCGCTCTATAGAAAATGCAACATGCAGCTTGGACATGTACCACACACCCCCCTGCCCATGGACTACAGGCCGATTAGTCTCTCATCTTCCGTCCTAAACTTAACACGTATTTAAAAACCTTCTCGACGCTTACACTTAGGTTCGCACAGTGGTCGCTGCCGAtgaccaaaattcaaaaaattaaattcttatGTTTGGTACCAAATATGTATGCATTAACTCTTAAGAGCTTATGCGGTTAAGCATCTTAAAAATCTCAAACATGTGATTGATTCATTATAACGGTACTATTGAATAATAGCACCAAAAGAGAGAAGATGtaattagttgttgttgtcgttgtagactagagctggcaaaatatcgatggcactatcgatatttaatattttgactgaatatcgattgatgttTTCCCGATGGCTACTATcgtaaaagttaattttttgacaaactaaacaaaaataagcaatccgacactgaatgcatCCTTTGAGATACactgcgcctatagagggcgcaattttcatccaattagaCTGAAACCCCTTATACACTGCTTatcaaatccggatttaaggctctcgtcagctgattttttaAAGAGAAGATAGATGACCGAGCTGTGAAAAAGGGgtttaacattttgtacaaactCGGTTTTGTTGTAGTagcgatactatcgttaatttctcaTGACTTATTTTTCAATCAAAAATAAGAACTAAAAATcacgagatcgatttatatagaagcaat
This Stomoxys calcitrans chromosome 2, idStoCalc2.1, whole genome shotgun sequence DNA region includes the following protein-coding sequences:
- the LOC106089196 gene encoding ERC protein 2 isoform X2; the encoded protein is MDSETVIGINQSSILNEINEGCEKLIIETQRDLEIFRSEQQELQHQLLVFKEENNFLNNKLEQLKNATAANESRDDATRERLNNDVLKNASLQIDYLQVENKDLKSLNESHKKTIENLEKEIQNYRNQIFNSSSACEVKQKYTAVIKVLESTIMSQKSEIKEQTQVITNLFDQKKHMKDFIEKLQVSIEEKNKEISKYLETDGILKKLQHQLNEYKENCVELEKSLKLSKSLVDERYKREQVAIQKVQEALTVADIAMADKKEALDRQRILQEECETIASTIGQVMEEAAQKVEKEMEDMRKANLQKEKALLEEKTKLEEQIRNQNKLYEILNTKCFRLEEKYKNAASDNEKLLKQLELMENRIHEMEQQHHRSYSKSQKKQSLDEQEVEIKYYVEKNKQLQESYRSTIHNLTHLFEKQICALQTEVTNLKAENSMLKARNLSTKNDQN
- the LOC106089196 gene encoding probable DNA double-strand break repair Rad50 ATPase isoform X1; the protein is MDSETVIGINQSSILNEINEGCEKLIIETQRDLEIFRSEQQELQHQLLVFKEENNFLNNKLEQLKNATAANESRDDATRERLNNDVLKNASLQIDYLQVENKDLKSLNESHKKTIENLEKEIQNYRNQIFNSSSACEVKQKYTAVIKVLESTIMSQKSEIKEQTQVITNLFDQKKHMKDFIEKLQVSIEEKNKEISKYLETDGILKKLQHQLNEYKENCVELEKSLKLSKSLVDERYKREQVAIQKVQEALTVADIAMADKKEALDRQRILQEECETIASTIGQVMEEAAQKVEKEMEDMRKANLQKEKALLEEKTKLEEQIRNQNKLYEILNTKCFRLEEKYKNAASDNEKLLKQLELMENRIVSELHEMEQQHHRSYSKSQKKQSLDEQEVEIKYYVEKNKQLQESYRSTIHNLTHLFEKQICALQTEVTNLKAENSMLKARNLSTKNDQN